One window of the Anomalospiza imberbis isolate Cuckoo-Finch-1a 21T00152 chromosome 12, ASM3175350v1, whole genome shotgun sequence genome contains the following:
- the SLC38A7 gene encoding sodium-coupled neutral amino acid transporter 7, which yields MAQGTGSINSDYKDWEWSDDAGERARLLQSPSVETVPKNSESQRNSLGATSALGAVFIVVNAALGAGLLNFPAAFSMAGGVAAGVTLQMCMLIFIIGGLVILAYCSQASNERTYQEVVWAVCGKVPGVLCEVAIAVYTFGTCIAFLIIIGDQEDKIIAALVKEPEEVGSSRWYTDRKFTISITAFLLILPLSIPKEIGFQKYASSLSVIGTWYVTAVIIIKYIWPDKELVPVEIPTSPSTWTAIFNAMPTICFGFQCHVSSVPVFNSMKQPEVKTWGAVVTAAMVIALFVYTGTGICGFLTFGAGVEQDVLMSYPSNDIPVALARAFIILCVLTSYPILHFCGRAVLEGLWLRYTGVTVEEDVVRERRRRLLQTISWFLLTLLLALFIPDIGKVISVIGGLAACFIFVFPGLCLIQAKLSEIQETRAISWWAQVSYGVFMVTLGAFIFGQTTANAIFVDLTA from the exons ATGGCTCAGGGCACTGGGAGCATCAACAGTGACTACAAGGATTGGGAGTGGAGTGACGATGCTGGTGAACGGGccaggctcctgcagagccctaGTGTGGAGACAGTGCCCAAAAATTCAGAGAGCCAAAGAAACAGTTTGGGGgccacatcagctctgggagctgTCTTCATTGTGGTCAACGCTGCCCTTGGCGCTGGGCTGCTCAACTTCCCTGCTGCCTTCAGCATGGCTGGTGGCGTGGCTGCAGGCGTCACCCTACAGATG TGCATGCTGATCTTCATCATCGGAGGCTTGGTCATCCTGGCATACTGCTCGCAGGCCAGCAACGAGCGCACCTACCAGGAGGTTGTGTGGGCCGTCTGTGGGAAGGTGCCTGGTGTGCTGTGCGAGGTGGCCATCGCTGTCTACACTTTTGGCACCTGCATTGCCTTCCTCATCATCATTGGAGACCAGGAGGACAAGA TCATTGCTGCTCTGGTGAAGGAGCCTGAGGAAGTTGGGAGCAGCCGCTGGTACACAGACCGCAAGTTCACCATCAGCATCACTGCCTTCCTGCTCATCCTGCCTCTCTCCATCCCCAAAGAGATTGGCTTCCAAAAATATGCCAG CTCCCTCAGTGTGATTGGCACATGGTATGTCACAGCAGTCATTATCATCAAGTACATCTGGCCTGACAAGGAGCTGGTGCCTGTGGAGATCCCCACTAG cccctccACCTGGACAGCTATCTTCAATGCCATGCCCACCATCTGCTTTGGGTTCCAG tgccacgTGAGCAGCGTGCCCGTCTTCAACAGCATGAAGCAGCCGGAGGTGAAGACCTGGGGGGCAGTGGTGACAGCAGCCATGGTGATTGCTCTCTTCGTCTACACAGGCACTG GCATCTGTGGCTTCCTAACCTTTGGAGCTGGCGTGGAGCAGGATGTCTTGATGTCCTACCCCTCCAATGACATCCCTGTTGCCCTCGCCCGGGCTTTCATCATCCTCTGCGTGCTGACGTCCTACCCCATCCTGCACTTCTGTGGCCG GGCTGTCTTGGAGGGTCTCTGGCTCCGCTATACCGGGGTAACAGTGGAGGAGGACGTGGTTCGGGAGCGGAGGAGACGCCTGCTTCAGACCATCAGCTGGTTCCTCCTGACACTCCTTCTGGCTCTTTTCATCCCTGATATTGGCAAAGTCATCTCTGTCATTGGGGGCTTGGCCGCCTGCTTCATCTTTGTCTTCCCAG GGCTCTGCCTGATTCAAGCCAAGCTCTCCGAGATCCAAGAAACCAGGGCAATCAG CTGGTGGGCCCAGGTCAGCTATGGGGTATTCATGGTCACCCTTGGAGCCTTCATCTTTGGACAGACCACTGCCAATGCCATCTTCGTGGATCTTACAGCCTga
- the GOT2 gene encoding aspartate aminotransferase, mitochondrial encodes MALLHSRRLLAAPRLAAAASRASSWWSHVEMGPPDPILGVTEAYKRDTNSKKMNLGVGAYRDDNGKPYVLNCVRKAEAMIASKKMDKEYLPIGGLADFTRASAELALGENSEAFKSGRYVTVQGISGTGSLRIGANFLQRFFKASRDVYLPKPSWGNHTPIFRDAGMQLQAYRYYDPKTCSLDFSGAMDDISKIPEKSIILLHACAHNPTGVDPRQEQWKELAAMVKKRNLLVYFDMAYQGFASGDINRDAWAVRYFIEQGINIVLSQSFAKNMGLYGERAGAFTVICSDADEAKRVESQLKILIRPMYSNPPVNGARIASMILNTPDLRKEWLTEVKGMADRIISMRTQLVSNLKKEGSSHNWQHITDQIGMFCFTGLKPEQVERLIKEFSVYMTKDGRISVAGVTSGNVGYLAHAIHQVTK; translated from the exons CTCATGGTGGTCCCATGTGGAGATGGGTCCCCCCGACCCCATCCTGGGGGTGACTGAAGCTTACAAGCGTGACACCAACTCCAAGAAGATGAACCTGGGAGTGGGGGCATATCGGGATGACAACGGGAAGCCGTATGTCCTGAACTGTGTTCGAAAG GCGGAGGCCATGATAGCATCCAAGAAGATGGATAAGGAGTACTTGCCCATCGGGGGACTAGCGGATTTCACCCGGGCATCCGCAGAACTGGCTCTGGGGGAAAACAGTGAGGCTTTCAAGAGCGGCCGG tATGTTACCGTGCAGGGTATTTCTGGGACTGGATCTCTGCGAATTGGTGCCAACTTTTTG CAACGATTCTTCAAAGCCAGCCGTGATGTGTATCTACCTAAACCGTCCTGGGGTAATCACACTCCCATTTTCCGTGATGCTGGCATGCAACTTCAGGCTTATCGCTACTATGACCCCAAGACATGCAGCCTTGACTTCTCTGGAGCCATGGATGACATTTCT AAAATTCCAGAGAAGAGCATCATCCTTTTACATGCTTGTGCTCACAACCCCACTGGGGTGGATCCCCGGCAGGAGCAATGGAAGGAGTTGGCAGCTATGGTGAAG AAACGAAACCTCCTCGTGTACTTTGACATGGCCTACCAGGGCTTTGCCAGTGGGGACATCAACCGGGATGCCTGGGCTGTGCGGTATTTCATCGAGCAGGGCATCAACATCGTCCTGTCACAGTCCTTCGCTAAGAACATGGGGCTGTACG GAGAGCGTGCGGGTGCCTTCACAGTGATCTGCAGTGATGCAGATGAAGCCAAGAGGGTCGAATCACAGCTGAAGATCCTCATCCGCCCCATGTATTCCAACCCACCTGTGAATGGAGCACGCATTGCCTCTATGATCCTGAACACCCCTGACCTACGGAAGGAGTG GCTCACAGAAGTGAAGGGCATGGCTGACCGGATCATCAGCATGCGGACTCAGCTGGTGTCCAACCTCAAGAAAGAGGGATCCTCCCACAACTGGCAGCACATCACTGACCAGATCGGCATGTTCTGCTTCACAGGGCTGAAGCCTGAGCAG GTGGAGCGGCTGATCAAGGAGTTCTCAGTTTACATGACAAAGGATGGACGCATCTCTGTGGCGGGAGTTACGTCAGGCAACGTGGGTTACCTGGCTCATGCCATCCATCAAGTCACAAAGTAA